From the Oncorhynchus nerka isolate Pitt River linkage group LG20, Oner_Uvic_2.0, whole genome shotgun sequence genome, one window contains:
- the LOC135562747 gene encoding histone-lysine N-methyltransferase PRDM16-like yields MPRKNINNCAVSRTSLALIKGQGEIGEVCHKSYTQFSNLCRHKRMHADCRTQIKCKDCGQMFSTTSSLNKHQRFCEGKNHYGPAGGLFAPGIPMSSPILAKSRSHPHHHQPGLNHSGLAFPDYFPSRPHLHASLSFSPRPLGFPSLSHGFPDRFVPSLYPRPPLLPPSPFLKSPLGKNSNNGGSQEGKLPHSPLDRTPLSLISSINNNNGGNSFLSSQEREDKERLELAYREVKAKAKMSEVSDGSDLEKSTPPAAPT; encoded by the exons ATGCCTCGTAAGAATATCAACAACTGTGCCGTGTCACGTACATCACTGGCTCTCATCAAGGGCCAAGGAGAAATAG GCGAGGTGTGCCACAAGTCCTACACGCAGTTCTCCAACCTGTGCCGCCACAAGCGCATGCACGCCGACTGCCGCACCCAGATCAAGTGCAAAGACTGTGGCCAGATGTTCAGCACTACTTCCTCCCTCAACAAGCACCAGCGTTTTTGTGAGGGCAAGAACCATTATGGCCCTGCCGGGGGCCTCTTTGCTCCCGGCATCCCTATGAGCAGCCCCATCCTGGCCAAGTCCAGGtcccatccccaccaccaccaaccggGACTCAACCACTCAGGTCTGGCCTTCCCTGACTACTTCCCCTCCCGGCCCCATCTTCACGCCAGCCTATCCTTCTCCCCCAGGCCGCTTGGCTTCCCCTCACTCTCCCATGGCTTCCCGGATCGCTTCGTCCCCTCGCTCTACCCCCGACCGCCCTTACTGCCCCCCAGCCCCTTTCTGAAGAGCCCCCTGGGCAAGAACAGTAACAACGGTGGGAGCCAGGAGGGCAAGCTGCCTCACAGCCCCCTGGACAGGACTCCATTGTCTCTGATCAGctccatcaacaacaacaacggaGGAAATAGTTTCCTCAGCAGTCAGGAGAGGGAGGACAAAGAGAGGCTGGAGCTGGCGTACAGAGAAGTCAAGGCCAAAGCCAAGATGTCGGAGGTGTCGGACGGCAGCGACCTGGAGAAGTCAACGCCACCAGCGGCACCGACCTAG